One genomic segment of Paenibacillus durus includes these proteins:
- a CDS encoding AraC family transcriptional regulator has translation MQERENFHSLKRETPYGEWSPGIHYAQFQNLQPCSFPERRLYDFELLYVRQGKLTTKMNGTRHVLTSGQLIFLSPGVYHQNSVATSPTKLLGIHFDFFGESRILREEDMVVNEEEVIPGKFAVEAVAAPFLPLSEDPVYSPPPECIHAMEQLVQEFTMRPPGYELVCRGLMLGILTSLLRTQSSRRLAKASVHGERIRALIEEIEAAPAQGWTNRSMAALMNLHEDHFSKLFRQIAGMPPGEYLRSIRHREARKLLRETDWTIETVGERVGYPDIHYFSRTFSSQEGISPRAYRKLSRIL, from the coding sequence ATGCAGGAAAGAGAGAATTTCCATTCCTTGAAAAGGGAAACGCCCTACGGTGAATGGTCGCCCGGCATCCATTACGCCCAGTTTCAGAACCTCCAGCCCTGCAGCTTTCCCGAACGAAGGCTGTACGATTTCGAGCTGCTGTATGTCCGTCAAGGGAAGCTAACGACTAAAATGAATGGAACGAGGCATGTCCTGACATCCGGACAGCTTATTTTTCTTTCTCCTGGCGTCTATCATCAAAATTCGGTCGCGACTTCTCCCACGAAGCTGCTCGGCATTCATTTTGATTTTTTCGGCGAATCCCGTATTCTGCGCGAAGAAGATATGGTGGTCAATGAAGAGGAAGTGATTCCCGGAAAATTCGCTGTGGAAGCGGTGGCCGCGCCCTTTTTACCCTTATCCGAAGATCCGGTTTATTCGCCTCCCCCTGAGTGTATCCATGCTATGGAACAGCTCGTGCAGGAATTTACGATGCGCCCGCCCGGTTATGAGCTCGTCTGCCGGGGGTTGATGCTCGGAATTCTGACTTCCCTGCTGCGCACGCAAAGCTCGCGCCGTCTGGCCAAAGCCTCCGTGCATGGCGAACGGATTCGGGCCCTGATTGAAGAGATCGAAGCCGCGCCCGCCCAAGGCTGGACGAATCGCTCCATGGCCGCATTAATGAACTTGCACGAGGACCATTTCTCCAAACTGTTCCGTCAGATTGCCGGCATGCCTCCGGGCGAATATCTCCGTTCCATCCGGCACCGGGAAGCGCGTAAGCTGCTCAGAGAGACAGACTGGACGATCGAGACGGTCGGGGAGCGGGTCGGTTATCCGGATATCCATTATTTCAGCAGGACCTTTTCTTCCCAGGAGGGCATTTCCCCCCGCGCGTACCGCAAGCTGTCCCGGATATTGTGA
- a CDS encoding carbohydrate-binding family 9-like protein translates to MARQRVYPKVEVRGYYTSELLHIQFKVFEQDPLVRYKEQNDPVYTDSCVEFFMQPLPGSDPRYLNFEFNAGGTLLLQMGEGRENRMTLADSPAIFQIETALNRIDEHSRDTYWELAFAIPFKWLQSRFSGFEAQSGGTFRGNFYKCGDETPLPHYGCWNRVGSASPDYHLSRFFGELVFG, encoded by the coding sequence TTGGCTAGACAACGGGTATACCCCAAGGTCGAGGTCAGGGGATATTACACATCCGAGCTGCTGCACATCCAGTTCAAGGTTTTTGAACAAGATCCGCTCGTCCGGTATAAGGAGCAAAATGATCCGGTCTACACGGACAGCTGTGTCGAATTTTTCATGCAGCCGCTTCCCGGCTCCGACCCGCGCTACCTTAATTTCGAATTCAATGCAGGCGGAACCCTCCTCTTGCAGATGGGCGAAGGAAGGGAGAACCGGATGACCCTTGCGGATTCTCCGGCAATTTTTCAAATCGAAACAGCGCTTAACCGGATTGATGAACATAGCAGGGATACGTACTGGGAGCTGGCTTTTGCGATTCCTTTTAAGTGGCTGCAGAGCCGGTTTTCCGGCTTCGAGGCACAATCAGGTGGGACCTTTCGGGGCAATTTCTATAAATGCGGAGACGAAACGCCGCTCCCCCATTACGGGTGCTGGAACCGGGTCGGTTCCGCTTCGCCTGATTACCATCTGAGCCGGTTTTTTGGGGAATTGGTGTTTGGGTAG